In a genomic window of Oscillatoria salina IIICB1:
- a CDS encoding NAD(P)/FAD-dependent oxidoreductase produces the protein MQEKYQVIILGSGMAGTILGTILAKNKVKVLIIDKGSHPKFTIGESTIPYTTQAIAGISDLFDIPELHPGVIGQKLERSCGVKKNVSFAYHHLGQEQQKDQITQANLDGAELHFFRQDLDSYLLHLAIHYGAVVKQNCQISDIEFDSNGKDVFIASEKGEKFSGLYVVDASGYSSVLAKKFDLREKPTHLKTHTRTLFTHMLDVSQFEACVHSQKVHGMPGNFHEGTLHHLFDGGWMWVIPFNNHKNSTNPLCSVGLQLDSRRFPKTDIPPEQEFFEFISQYPSIYEQFKNAKSVREWISTDRLQYSSKKCVGDRYCLLHHSYGFVDPLFSRGLASTCDCVKHVAQLILEAVKDNDFSESRFEELNEIYSRLLDLNDELVYGALISFKDFELWKTWHGVWQIPEFVSFFELAIARLKFKEGDREAFLKIDQFGNIKEVNYFLKQAVKEIEQVEKGTLSPEAAQKNLENLLEQVNLLPEGLKFSLSKRSFQTRWWAMLEFVHWLNFKSSPEVKQYYEGFKPMKTYQLLKEVAKR, from the coding sequence ATGCAGGAAAAATACCAAGTTATCATCTTAGGCTCTGGCATGGCTGGTACGATATTGGGTACTATTTTAGCCAAAAATAAAGTCAAAGTTCTGATTATTGATAAAGGCTCTCACCCGAAATTTACTATCGGTGAATCGACCATTCCTTACACCACTCAGGCTATAGCTGGAATTTCAGATCTATTTGATATACCTGAATTACATCCTGGTGTTATTGGGCAAAAACTCGAACGCAGTTGTGGTGTTAAAAAGAATGTTTCCTTTGCCTACCATCATTTAGGGCAGGAACAGCAAAAAGATCAGATAACACAAGCTAACTTAGATGGCGCAGAACTTCATTTTTTCCGTCAAGACTTGGATAGCTATCTGCTACATCTTGCTATCCATTATGGCGCTGTCGTCAAACAAAATTGCCAAATCTCAGATATTGAGTTTGATTCAAATGGCAAGGATGTTTTCATCGCTAGTGAAAAAGGAGAAAAATTTTCAGGTCTGTATGTTGTAGATGCAAGCGGATACTCTTCCGTACTGGCTAAAAAATTTGACTTGCGAGAAAAACCAACGCATCTGAAAACTCATACACGTACTTTGTTTACGCATATGCTAGACGTGTCACAGTTTGAAGCCTGCGTTCATTCTCAAAAAGTACATGGGATGCCCGGTAATTTTCATGAAGGAACACTCCATCATCTATTTGATGGAGGGTGGATGTGGGTAATACCGTTTAACAACCATAAAAACTCGACAAATCCTCTTTGTAGTGTCGGTTTGCAGTTAGATTCTCGACGGTTTCCCAAAACAGATATTCCACCAGAGCAAGAATTTTTTGAATTCATATCTCAATATCCAAGTATTTACGAGCAATTCAAAAATGCTAAATCGGTGAGAGAATGGATTTCAACAGATAGGCTACAGTATTCCTCTAAAAAATGCGTTGGAGACAGGTATTGTCTACTTCATCATTCCTACGGCTTTGTCGATCCTTTATTCTCTAGAGGACTCGCTTCAACTTGCGATTGCGTTAAACACGTAGCCCAATTGATATTGGAAGCTGTAAAAGACAACGATTTCTCTGAAAGTCGCTTTGAAGAATTAAATGAAATTTATTCTCGCCTGCTCGATCTTAACGATGAATTAGTTTACGGAGCTTTGATATCTTTTAAGGATTTTGAACTTTGGAAAACTTGGCACGGAGTTTGGCAAATTCCCGAATTCGTCAGTTTCTTTGAGTTAGCGATTGCTCGTCTAAAGTTTAAAGAAGGAGATCGAGAAGCTTTCTTGAAAATCGATCAATTTGGCAACATAAAAGAGGTAAATTATTTCCTGAAACAGGCGGTTAAGGAAATAGAACAAGTAGAAAAAGGAACTTTATCTCCAGAAGCCGCCCAAAAAAATCTAGAAAACCTTTTGGAGCAAGTTAATCTATTACCTGAAGGTCTCAAGTTTTCTTTATCTAAACGGTCTTTCCAAACCCGATGGTGGGCAATGCTGGA